From the genome of Bacteroidota bacterium, one region includes:
- a CDS encoding TRAP transporter large permease subunit — protein METVLIVIAILLLALFGSPLFAIIGAIALLAFHSAAIDMSAVIVELNRLASSPTLIAIPLFTFAGYVLAESKSPQRIVGIARALFGWFPGGLAIVSLVSCAIFTAFTGASGVTIIALGGLLYPILLKENYPEKFSLGLMTTSGSLGLLFPPSLPIILYGLVAKISIDKLFVAGFVPGMILLIVLSVYSVRHGIKSEIPKIQFTFKNLFEAFKNAAWEIPLPFIIIGGIYGGLFTVTEAAAITAFYVVVVEVFIYRDLKLFKDVPKIMQDSMVLVGAILIILGTALGLTNYLIDAEVPMKLFTFIQELITSKILFLILLNIFLLIVGMMMDIFSATIVVVPLIIPIALAYGVDPVHLGIIFLVNLEIGYVTPPVGLNLFISSYRFQKPISEVYTSTLPFILIRLIILILVTYIPQLSLYLVNLLGIQ, from the coding sequence ATGGAAACAGTCTTAATCGTTATTGCAATTCTGTTACTCGCTTTATTCGGTTCTCCTCTTTTTGCAATCATCGGGGCAATTGCATTACTCGCTTTTCATTCGGCGGCTATCGATATGTCCGCCGTGATTGTGGAACTTAATCGTTTAGCAAGCTCACCTACATTAATTGCAATTCCGTTATTCACTTTCGCTGGTTATGTTTTAGCAGAAAGTAAATCGCCGCAACGGATAGTCGGTATAGCGCGTGCTTTGTTCGGTTGGTTCCCCGGAGGTTTAGCAATTGTTTCATTAGTTTCCTGTGCCATTTTCACAGCTTTCACAGGCGCTTCGGGTGTTACCATTATTGCACTCGGCGGTTTGCTTTACCCGATTCTGCTTAAGGAAAACTATCCCGAAAAATTTTCACTCGGATTGATGACCACTTCAGGGAGTTTAGGTTTGCTGTTCCCTCCAAGCTTGCCAATTATTTTATACGGGCTTGTTGCAAAAATCAGCATCGACAAATTATTTGTAGCCGGCTTCGTCCCCGGTATGATATTGCTGATTGTCCTCTCAGTTTATAGCGTCAGGCACGGAATAAAATCGGAAATTCCTAAAATTCAATTCACTTTTAAAAATTTATTTGAAGCATTTAAAAACGCCGCATGGGAAATACCACTCCCTTTTATTATTATTGGCGGAATTTACGGCGGCCTTTTCACTGTTACCGAAGCGGCTGCTATTACTGCTTTTTATGTTGTTGTAGTCGAGGTATTTATTTATCGCGACCTGAAATTATTTAAAGATGTTCCCAAAATAATGCAGGATAGTATGGTGCTTGTCGGTGCTATTCTAATTATTTTAGGAACCGCATTGGGTTTAACCAATTATCTGATTGATGCCGAAGTTCCGATGAAACTATTCACATTTATACAGGAACTTATTACGAGCAAAATATTATTCCTGATTCTGTTAAATATATTTTTATTGATAGTTGGGATGATGATGGATATCTTCTCGGCAACGATTGTTGTTGTTCCGTTAATCATTCCGATTGCATTAGCTTATGGCGTTGACCCTGTTCATTTAGGAATAATATTTCTTGTTAATTTGGAAATCGGTTATGTAACTCCACCGGTTGGATTGAATCTTTTTATATCAAGTTACCGTTTTCAAAAGCCGATATCCGAAGTTTATACTTCAACACTCCCCTTCATTTTAATCAGATTGATTATTCTGATTCTCGTTACATACATCCCGCAGTTGAGTTTGTATCTCGTGAATTTATTGGGGATTCAATGA
- a CDS encoding RNA methyltransferase, translating to MKMLSQLTKEKLKSIRKLSQKKFREIERKFIIEGVKIVQEALASDWITESVLVTNECFSNLSNKDLFNMIEEKGVPVFQISSNDLDAMTDTLTAQGIAAIVEEKITEPLNYSLNSVIVAVDRISDAGNLGTIIRICDWFKTDALLIGQESVELFNPKVVRGTMGSVFHFPIYRNVDLVRWLSDAKTFGYKVYAATMNGSPLQSQNYQKKSVFVFGSESHGISDEIQRIADTTITIPRFGKAESLNVAVACGIVIANFKL from the coding sequence ATGAAGATGCTATCTCAATTAACCAAAGAAAAATTGAAATCTATTCGTAAACTTTCTCAAAAAAAGTTTAGAGAAATCGAAAGAAAGTTCATAATTGAAGGAGTAAAAATCGTTCAGGAAGCTTTGGCTTCCGATTGGATAACGGAATCGGTGTTAGTTACAAATGAATGCTTTTCTAATCTTTCGAATAAAGATTTATTTAATATGATTGAGGAAAAAGGCGTTCCGGTATTTCAGATTTCCTCAAATGATTTGGACGCTATGACCGACACTCTAACTGCACAGGGTATAGCAGCAATTGTTGAAGAAAAAATTACAGAACCCTTAAATTATTCACTCAACTCAGTTATTGTTGCTGTTGACAGAATTTCGGATGCCGGTAACCTTGGAACTATTATCAGAATTTGCGACTGGTTTAAAACTGATGCTTTACTAATCGGGCAAGAGAGCGTGGAACTGTTTAATCCGAAAGTTGTAAGAGGTACGATGGGCTCGGTTTTTCATTTCCCAATTTACAGGAATGTTGATTTAGTGCGATGGTTAAGTGATGCAAAAACTTTTGGTTACAAAGTTTATGCGGCAACTATGAATGGAAGTCCGCTCCAATCACAAAATTATCAAAAGAAATCAGTTTTTGTTTTTGGCAGCGAGTCGCACGGGATATCCGATGAAATCCAAAGAATCGCAGATACAACCATAACAATCCCGAGGTTCGGCAAAGCTGAATCGCTAAATGTTGCTGTAGCTTGCGGAATCGTTATCGCTAATTTCAAATTATGA
- a CDS encoding outer membrane beta-barrel protein, translating to MNQKTKSSFKLIALLLIFTLTLSLNIFAQDEGIRPHWWFGAGLGLNYNIYSSDITKLNELQASPSAFTKGSGAGLYIGGLIEYRPTVMWGGFLNLGYDGRGADFNEVNSGGANKLSASLNYISIEPNLRFNPAGEGFYLFLGPKLGFNVSKSFEYQTPTENNKGDFSSVRGTLFGGQIGVGYDIPLTSKEKEWQVELSPSIGVHFGQGVRTIEKWNLTTIRFGAAIKFGSMTIPRQRAEQDVTFSVRSPQIVPKARSVAETFPIRNFVFFDDGSTKIPKRYIQLSSDAANNFREEHLFEPKPQQAAGRSARQMEVYYNVLNVLGDRMRKYPNTEIALYGASKKGNETGLDMAKSLKNYLVDIFGIDAKRIGILGQTKPEIPSHQPGGTRELNLVTAEDNRVDITSKYLELLLPVKIMALQEDPIDADVLFTVAGSENILASWSIEVTDNRGKVKNFGPFKANQERISGNAILGDAEEGDYKIVMIGQAKNGASITKEQRIRLARSEGPQDQTGLRFSILFEFDQSKTVATYDKFLTETVVPKIPSGSNVVIHGHTDLIGEESHNLTLSRNRASDAMNVIQRELNKAGKKNVKFDTYGFGEDVRRSPFENNLPEERFYNRTVIIDIVP from the coding sequence ATGAATCAAAAAACAAAATCAAGTTTCAAATTAATTGCGTTACTTTTAATTTTTACACTAACATTATCGCTAAACATTTTTGCCCAAGACGAGGGTATCCGTCCACACTGGTGGTTTGGTGCAGGTCTGGGCTTGAACTATAACATTTATAGTTCAGATATTACAAAACTTAATGAATTGCAAGCATCACCATCAGCTTTTACAAAAGGCTCAGGCGCCGGTTTATACATTGGTGGCTTGATCGAGTATCGCCCGACTGTAATGTGGGGTGGTTTCCTGAATTTAGGTTACGATGGCAGAGGTGCCGATTTTAACGAAGTAAATTCCGGCGGTGCAAATAAACTTTCTGCATCGTTAAATTATATTTCGATTGAACCGAATCTTCGTTTCAATCCAGCCGGCGAAGGATTCTATTTATTTTTAGGACCTAAACTTGGTTTTAATGTTTCAAAATCGTTTGAATATCAAACACCAACAGAAAATAATAAAGGAGATTTCAGCAGTGTGCGAGGAACATTGTTCGGCGGACAGATAGGCGTCGGTTATGATATTCCATTAACTTCAAAAGAAAAAGAATGGCAGGTTGAATTATCGCCAAGTATCGGAGTTCATTTCGGACAAGGTGTCCGTACAATTGAAAAATGGAATTTAACAACTATTCGTTTTGGTGCAGCAATTAAATTCGGAAGCATGACAATTCCACGTCAACGTGCCGAACAGGATGTAACTTTCTCGGTTCGTTCACCCCAAATAGTTCCGAAAGCCCGCAGCGTAGCTGAAACATTCCCGATTCGAAATTTTGTTTTCTTCGATGATGGCTCGACAAAAATTCCAAAACGTTATATTCAATTAAGTTCTGATGCTGCAAATAATTTTAGAGAAGAACATTTATTCGAGCCGAAGCCGCAACAAGCGGCGGGGCGTTCAGCACGACAAATGGAAGTTTATTATAATGTGTTGAACGTTTTAGGCGACCGGATGCGAAAATATCCAAATACAGAAATCGCCCTTTATGGTGCATCCAAAAAAGGAAATGAAACAGGTTTGGATATGGCAAAATCATTAAAAAATTATTTGGTAGATATATTTGGAATCGATGCAAAACGGATTGGAATTCTTGGACAAACGAAACCTGAAATACCTTCGCATCAACCTGGTGGAACACGCGAATTAAATTTAGTAACCGCTGAAGATAATCGCGTTGATATTACTTCAAAATATTTAGAATTGCTTCTACCCGTAAAAATTATGGCGTTGCAGGAAGACCCAATTGATGCCGATGTGTTGTTCACTGTTGCAGGTTCCGAAAATATATTAGCTTCTTGGAGCATAGAAGTAACCGACAACAGAGGCAAAGTGAAAAATTTTGGACCTTTCAAAGCAAACCAGGAAAGAATCAGCGGCAATGCAATATTAGGTGATGCTGAAGAAGGTGATTACAAAATCGTTATGATTGGTCAGGCAAAAAACGGTGCATCAATTACCAAAGAGCAAAGAATTCGACTTGCCCGTTCCGAAGGTCCACAGGATCAAACCGGACTCCGTTTCAGTATATTATTTGAGTTCGACCAATCAAAAACTGTTGCAACGTATGATAAGTTTTTAACTGAAACAGTTGTTCCTAAAATTCCGTCTGGGTCAAATGTAGTAATTCACGGTCATACTGATTTAATCGGTGAAGAGAGCCACAATCTTACTTTATCGCGTAACCGTGCAAGCGATGCGATGAATGTAATTCAGCGTGAGTTAAACAAAGCCGGCAAAAAGAATGTAAAATTCGATACTTATGGTTTTGGCGAAGATGTTCGTCGTTCACCGTTCGAAAATAATTTACCCGAAGAACGGTTTTATAATCGCACTGTTATTATTGATATCGTTCCATAA
- a CDS encoding heavy-metal-associated domain-containing protein has product MVSGVDGIENVEVDQEKKTTTVKFDKAKLEIASLEKTISDAGYDANDTPRNRETYDALPGCCKDGK; this is encoded by the coding sequence GTGGTCTCAGGTGTTGACGGAATCGAAAACGTAGAAGTTGATCAGGAAAAGAAAACTACAACTGTAAAATTCGATAAAGCAAAATTAGAAATTGCCTCACTCGAAAAAACAATTTCGGATGCAGGTTACGATGCAAACGATACACCGCGCAACCGTGAAACATACGACGCATTACCCGGTTGTTGCAAAGATGGTAAATGA
- a CDS encoding peptidase MA family metallohydrolase, whose product MKNIYLKLFLLIAVSLLIFGTVTPQETNFGKNKVQYKKFDYSFIQSAHFDVYFTEGGKDIAQYAAEAAELAYKSISKSFGYEITNRIAIIVYNSHNDFQQTNVIYQYMEEGIGGVTELFKNRIVIPFEGDYKKFRHVIHHELVHGVINDMFYGGSLQAIIANNIMIQLPLWFNEGLAEYEALKWDTDSDMFIRDATIHENLPPIEYLGGYFAYRGGQSVWYYIANKYGEQKISEILSRIKGSRNVEQGFKSAIGLGIEDLNERWQKEMKVTYWPDIAKREEPSDYAQRLTEHKKEGSFYNTSPAISPQGDRVAFISNRDDYFDVFVMNSLDGKIDKKLIKGQRTADFEELHLLTPGMSWSPDGTKLALAAKSGAQDAVIVVDVNSGTSSKLEFGLDGIFSVDWSPKGDKLTFIGNTPKQSDVYTYDFNTKELLNITQDIFSDYEPAWSPDGQTIYFTSDRKGFLSPDSYPTNFKMQDYQHDEKDLYKIDIETKLITRILELPHSEETSPIASPDGKNILFISDINGINNIYVYNLETNTYKPLTNSLTGVYQISMSKDGNKLCFASMVNGGFDLFLMRTPLEKNLNLLELEPTDFIKQQQQKPVKLVVESTTKDTIKLSEDIIISTDEDSTSIYGKDVKVDLRNYVFSQPKSVNTFDKSDTTSDKTIRDNRDENGDFIVNKYKLNFSPDIVYGNAGFSTYYGIQGSTVMAFSDMLGDHQIIFITNLVGDLKNSDYMLAYYSLPARIDYGISGFHSARFIVLGNNYVSFLYRFRTYGGSVSASYPITKFYRFDLGLSYFALTRENLDLPSEPIQRRSLILPSLSFVHDNSLWGITSPGNGSRYNLTMYGTPKTSQEGLNFVSILGDYRTYFKLWKYYTFAFRFAGGASFGANPQRFIIGGVENWLNRQFTNEQVPIENAEDVLFLTAGVPLRGYIYNTRIGTKYFLINNEFRFPFFGYLAAGPLPIFLQSLTGVMFLDLGGSWHHKKDFQAFAKNSEGTYMKDLLGGTGFGTRLVLLGFLVKVDVGWWFNLQGFSTPKYYISLGTDF is encoded by the coding sequence ATGAAAAATATATATTTAAAACTATTCCTCTTGATTGCGGTTTCCCTTCTTATATTTGGAACGGTAACACCTCAAGAAACTAATTTTGGAAAAAACAAAGTTCAATATAAAAAATTTGATTACTCCTTTATCCAATCTGCTCACTTTGATGTTTATTTTACTGAAGGAGGTAAAGATATTGCTCAGTATGCTGCTGAAGCTGCCGAGTTAGCATACAAGTCTATCAGCAAGTCTTTTGGTTATGAAATCACGAACCGGATTGCTATTATTGTTTATAATTCGCACAACGATTTCCAGCAAACAAATGTAATTTATCAATATATGGAAGAAGGCATCGGCGGTGTAACTGAGTTGTTTAAAAACAGAATTGTAATACCGTTCGAAGGCGACTATAAAAAATTCAGACACGTGATTCACCACGAACTCGTTCACGGTGTAATCAACGATATGTTTTATGGCGGTTCGCTGCAAGCAATAATTGCGAACAATATAATGATTCAGCTTCCTCTTTGGTTCAACGAAGGTTTGGCTGAGTATGAAGCGCTCAAATGGGATACAGATTCCGATATGTTCATCCGCGATGCAACGATACACGAAAACCTGCCGCCAATCGAATACCTTGGCGGTTATTTTGCTTACCGCGGTGGTCAGTCGGTTTGGTATTACATTGCAAATAAATATGGCGAACAAAAGATTAGTGAAATTTTAAGTCGGATTAAAGGCTCACGAAACGTTGAACAAGGATTCAAGTCGGCAATCGGGCTTGGAATTGAAGACCTTAACGAACGCTGGCAAAAAGAAATGAAGGTTACTTATTGGCCCGATATTGCAAAGCGTGAAGAACCAAGCGACTATGCCCAACGATTAACCGAACATAAAAAAGAAGGGAGCTTTTATAATACAAGCCCTGCTATTTCGCCTCAAGGTGATCGTGTTGCTTTTATCTCGAATCGCGACGATTACTTTGATGTTTTTGTTATGAATTCGCTTGATGGCAAAATAGATAAGAAACTAATAAAAGGTCAACGAACTGCCGATTTTGAAGAGTTGCACCTCTTGACTCCGGGAATGTCGTGGTCACCCGACGGAACCAAACTTGCACTTGCAGCAAAAAGTGGCGCTCAAGATGCCGTTATAGTAGTCGATGTGAACAGCGGCACAAGTAGTAAATTAGAATTTGGTTTAGATGGGATATTTTCTGTTGACTGGTCTCCAAAAGGCGACAAACTTACATTTATAGGAAATACACCTAAGCAATCAGATGTTTACACATACGATTTTAATACAAAGGAATTACTAAATATCACACAAGATATTTTTTCCGACTATGAACCGGCATGGTCGCCGGATGGGCAAACAATTTATTTTACATCCGACCGGAAGGGTTTTCTCTCCCCCGATTCATATCCAACGAACTTCAAAATGCAAGACTATCAACATGATGAAAAAGACTTGTATAAAATAGATATTGAAACAAAATTGATTACACGGATTTTAGAACTCCCCCATAGCGAGGAAACCTCGCCAATAGCATCACCGGACGGTAAAAATATTTTATTTATATCGGATATTAACGGTATAAATAATATCTATGTTTACAACTTAGAAACCAATACATATAAACCACTCACAAATTCGTTAACCGGAGTTTACCAAATTTCTATGAGCAAAGATGGTAACAAATTATGCTTTGCCTCGATGGTCAATGGAGGTTTTGATCTCTTCCTTATGCGAACTCCACTTGAAAAAAACTTAAATCTATTAGAATTAGAACCAACAGATTTTATAAAACAACAACAGCAGAAACCGGTTAAACTTGTTGTGGAGTCAACTACAAAGGATACTATTAAACTTTCGGAAGATATTATCATTAGTACCGATGAGGACTCAACCAGTATTTATGGAAAGGATGTAAAAGTAGATTTAAGAAATTACGTTTTCAGCCAACCCAAATCTGTAAATACTTTTGATAAATCCGATACTACATCGGATAAAACAATAAGAGATAATCGCGATGAAAATGGCGACTTTATAGTCAACAAGTATAAATTAAATTTTTCACCCGATATTGTTTATGGAAATGCCGGCTTCAGTACTTATTATGGAATACAAGGCTCGACTGTGATGGCATTCAGCGATATGTTAGGCGATCACCAAATAATATTTATTACAAATTTAGTAGGCGACCTGAAAAACAGCGACTACATGCTTGCATATTATTCGTTACCAGCAAGAATTGATTATGGCATTTCAGGTTTTCATAGCGCACGTTTTATTGTCTTAGGTAATAATTATGTTAGCTTTTTGTACAGATTCAGAACTTATGGAGGTTCGGTCTCTGCCTCCTATCCAATAACAAAATTTTATCGCTTCGATTTGGGACTATCTTACTTCGCACTCACAAGAGAAAACCTCGATTTACCTTCCGAGCCGATTCAACGAAGGAGTTTAATTCTCCCATCGTTGAGTTTTGTGCACGATAATTCCCTCTGGGGAATAACTTCACCCGGAAATGGAAGCCGCTACAACCTAACTATGTATGGAACACCAAAAACTTCACAAGAAGGTTTAAATTTCGTTTCGATATTAGGTGATTATCGAACTTACTTCAAACTTTGGAAATATTATACTTTCGCCTTTCGATTCGCAGGAGGTGCGAGTTTCGGTGCTAATCCTCAAAGATTTATTATCGGTGGAGTTGAGAACTGGCTTAACCGGCAATTCACTAACGAGCAAGTGCCTATAGAGAATGCTGAAGATGTTCTCTTTCTGACAGCGGGTGTGCCTTTAAGAGGATACATTTACAATACTCGTATCGGTACAAAATATTTTTTAATCAACAACGAATTCCGCTTCCCGTTTTTTGGCTATCTGGCTGCAGGTCCTTTACCGATTTTTTTGCAATCTTTAACCGGTGTAATGTTTCTCGATTTAGGTGGCTCGTGGCATCATAAAAAAGATTTTCAAGCTTTTGCTAAAAACAGCGAAGGTACATATATGAAAGATCTACTTGGTGGAACAGGTTTCGGGACTAGATTAGTTCTACTCGGTTTTTTAGTTAAAGTTGATGTTGGATGGTGGTTCAACTTGCAAGGATTTTCGACACCTAAATATTACATTTCATTAGGTACTGATTTTTAG
- a CDS encoding TRAP transporter TatT component family protein: MKIIITITFLLAVISGCSIQQIAIRSMGGLMENGFIVLNEESDLDIAEKSAASNLKLLEAMIKSDPKNEKLLLLATMGYSSYALGFVEDDSPGRARNFYLRSKNYGMLLLKKNKAFAATTSGDLENFSNALRTFSKSDIPLLFWTGIGWGSYVSLSLTEPEALADLPKVEAIMKYVAENDSSYFYGGAHFFLGALYGSRPKVLGGNPDEAKKHFEKCLHINGGKFLMSYVYYARTYAVQIQDQNLFEELLTKVDETSIDVLPEARLSNAIAKNKAERLRNQINDLF, from the coding sequence ATGAAAATAATAATTACGATAACATTTCTATTGGCTGTTATTTCTGGCTGCAGCATACAACAAATTGCCATCCGTTCGATGGGCGGTTTGATGGAAAATGGTTTTATTGTTTTGAATGAAGAGTCGGATTTAGATATCGCTGAAAAAAGCGCCGCATCAAATCTGAAACTACTTGAAGCAATGATAAAAAGCGATCCCAAAAATGAGAAACTCCTTTTACTTGCAACTATGGGATACTCGAGCTATGCTCTGGGTTTCGTAGAAGATGACTCTCCCGGACGAGCACGAAATTTTTATTTACGATCAAAAAATTATGGAATGCTTCTACTTAAAAAAAATAAAGCATTCGCTGCAACAACATCAGGAGATTTAGAAAATTTTTCCAATGCACTTCGAACATTTTCTAAAAGCGATATCCCACTTCTGTTTTGGACCGGAATCGGTTGGGGAAGTTATGTAAGTCTATCCCTCACAGAACCTGAAGCATTGGCAGATTTGCCGAAAGTAGAAGCGATTATGAAATATGTTGCCGAAAATGATAGTTCCTATTTTTATGGGGGCGCTCACTTCTTTTTAGGAGCGTTATACGGTAGCCGTCCAAAAGTTTTAGGAGGAAATCCCGACGAAGCAAAGAAACATTTTGAAAAATGTTTACATATAAACGGAGGAAAATTCTTAATGTCGTATGTTTATTATGCTCGCACTTATGCAGTTCAAATACAAGACCAAAATCTATTTGAAGAGTTATTAACAAAAGTGGATGAAACATCTATAGACGTTTTGCCCGAGGCGCGTTTATCTAACGCAATCGCAAAGAATAAAGCCGAAAGACTTCGTAATCAAATAAACGATTTATTTTAA
- the dctP gene encoding TRAP transporter substrate-binding protein DctP, translated as MKKYILFLSIFIISLVNAQQFTIKFATLAPDGTTWMNVMREYDAAIRKESGGKLGFKLYAGGVQGDEKDVLRKVRLGQLHSTGITGVGIGEIAPKARILDSPFLFKSYDEVDHIYNKFDQEFTSSFEDGGYILLGWAEVGFVYVFTNVPINKKEDMKNVKMWAWEGDPIAEAAFKSLGLNPIPLSVTDVLTSLQTKLIDGVYTSPLAALGLQWWTRVKYVFTLPLADAAGAVVISKKMYDQLPKDLQEILLRNGKKYMAKLTRLSREDNAKALETLKKNGIKQTSPASDKFIIEYEDIGKIARRSLVNKLYSSEFLNRIEQSILDYRNSKTKSSQ; from the coding sequence TTGAAAAAATATATCTTATTCCTTTCAATTTTTATTATATCATTAGTGAACGCACAACAATTTACAATTAAATTTGCGACACTCGCTCCCGACGGGACTACCTGGATGAATGTTATGAGAGAGTATGATGCTGCGATTCGAAAAGAAAGCGGCGGCAAACTCGGTTTCAAACTTTATGCTGGAGGTGTGCAAGGCGATGAAAAAGATGTGCTGCGCAAAGTCCGTCTCGGACAATTACACAGCACCGGTATAACCGGAGTTGGCATCGGCGAAATTGCACCCAAAGCACGGATTCTCGATTCTCCCTTCCTGTTTAAATCTTACGATGAAGTAGATCATATCTACAACAAATTTGATCAAGAATTTACATCAAGTTTTGAAGATGGCGGCTATATTTTGCTCGGTTGGGCTGAGGTTGGCTTCGTCTATGTTTTTACGAACGTTCCAATCAACAAAAAAGAAGATATGAAGAATGTAAAAATGTGGGCGTGGGAAGGCGACCCGATTGCTGAAGCAGCTTTCAAATCGTTGGGTTTGAATCCGATACCTCTTTCGGTTACAGATGTTCTTACTTCACTGCAAACAAAATTGATTGATGGCGTTTATACATCGCCTCTTGCGGCTTTAGGACTTCAATGGTGGACTCGAGTGAAATATGTTTTCACACTTCCCCTTGCCGATGCCGCCGGTGCTGTGGTTATCTCCAAAAAAATGTATGACCAACTGCCAAAAGATTTACAAGAAATTCTTTTACGAAACGGCAAAAAATATATGGCGAAGTTAACACGACTTTCACGTGAAGACAATGCAAAAGCACTTGAGACTTTAAAGAAAAATGGAATAAAACAAACATCCCCCGCATCCGATAAATTTATTATTGAATACGAAGATATTGGAAAAATAGCCCGTCGCTCACTGGTGAACAAACTTTACTCTTCTGAATTCTTAAATAGAATTGAACAATCCATTTTAGATTATAGGAACTCGAAAACCAAATCGTCTCAATGA
- a CDS encoding TRAP transporter small permease: protein MKFLLQISNSISTAEKSLAVILLGLMILLSFLQVVLRNVFSTGILWVDPLLRNFVLWIAFLGASLATHNEKNINVDIFSRFLPERRRHFVKTVIYVFAAVVSFFLLKASLTFLFDEYASETILFTIGEVNIFSWWMQLIVPIGFGMMLFRFFLFALQYFIKAVFPQTTKVVS, encoded by the coding sequence ATGAAATTCCTCCTGCAAATCAGCAATTCTATCTCTACAGCAGAAAAATCGCTTGCTGTAATTTTGCTTGGCTTGATGATTCTGCTTTCATTTTTGCAAGTAGTACTTCGGAATGTTTTTTCAACCGGTATTCTTTGGGTCGATCCGCTGCTTCGAAATTTCGTACTCTGGATTGCATTTTTGGGTGCATCGCTTGCAACTCATAACGAAAAAAATATTAATGTCGATATCTTCAGCCGCTTTCTTCCCGAAAGAAGGCGGCATTTTGTAAAAACCGTTATTTATGTTTTTGCTGCCGTAGTCTCTTTTTTCCTTCTGAAAGCTTCCTTGACTTTCTTATTCGATGAGTATGCTTCAGAAACTATTTTATTCACTATCGGCGAAGTAAATATTTTTTCTTGGTGGATGCAGCTTATTGTTCCAATCGGATTTGGAATGATGCTCTTCCGTTTCTTCCTTTTTGCTCTTCAATATTTTATTAAAGCTGTATTTCCTCAAACCACGAAAGTCGTTAGTTAA
- a CDS encoding IS3 family transposase, protein MIKDITVTRPNEVFVSDITYLRLSDGFCYLFLVTDVYSRKIVGYNLSKSLAADGAICALKMALNNLPTVEGLIHHSDRGFQYCSDKYVQLLEPRDAKLSMGKAGNPYENAIAERVNGILKTEFFLNMAFISVQQTMRAVKEAVTLYNDLRPYMSIGYITPSFKYVA, encoded by the coding sequence TTGATAAAGGATATTACAGTTACTCGACCGAACGAAGTATTTGTTTCTGATATTACGTATCTTCGATTGAGCGATGGATTTTGTTATTTGTTTTTGGTTACCGATGTGTATTCGCGTAAAATAGTTGGATATAATCTCAGTAAAAGTCTTGCTGCTGATGGAGCAATCTGTGCGCTCAAGATGGCATTGAATAACCTTCCAACTGTTGAAGGACTGATACATCATTCGGATCGTGGTTTTCAATATTGTTCTGATAAATATGTACAACTGCTTGAGCCACGAGATGCGAAGCTCAGTATGGGTAAAGCAGGCAATCCGTATGAGAACGCTATCGCTGAGAGAGTGAATGGTATTTTGAAAACCGAATTTTTTCTGAATATGGCTTTTATCAGTGTTCAACAAACCATGCGTGCTGTTAAGGAAGCAGTGACTTTGTATAATGATCTTAGACCATATATGAGTATCGGATATATAACTCCGTCGTTTAAGTATGTTGCATAA